A window of Trichoderma atroviride chromosome 3, complete sequence contains these coding sequences:
- a CDS encoding uncharacterized protein (EggNog:ENOG41~TransMembrane:7 (o33-55i67-88o108-134i146-167o187-207i227-249o269-289i)): MAPFEGIVRAAAADTPSVLPGLPGFNQENLQPWTVQVTASMTVLALLCVVLRIVSRNLRKQPLGWDDYMIIFSMGWYLVVVGFIFAMYDNGMGLHADKVELPRIVMMAKWLLVAEILYAWNLGWTKISLLLMYYRIFHVPYFKKMAWAVGGFVMAWVICITFLFIFICVPVQKLWYPDLPGHCINQVGTWIANASSTIFTDLAILILPIPQIWNLQLRTAEKMGLTFAFGLGFFVVFASAYRTSVLFTYTNNDPTYTLAPTVGWTVIEISAGIISACLPTLLPVIRLFLKTIGIKRNFFSSQRGTNGASNVNKSNLSSLNPNKSVNADSTHRTNGNNFYRLNDETESDGSFTIDTQPVVMNSQFRPDTKGYRNTIKSLRTDELPADLTRDDIPLSGIRVQTEFKQSTSPR, translated from the exons ATGGCTCCATTTGAGGGAATCGTaagggcagcggcggcagacACGCCGTCTGTGCTCCCGGGTCTTCCAGGCTTCAATCAGGAAAATCTCCAGCCATGGACTGTGCAGGTAACAGCGTCCATGACCGTTCTGGCTCTGCTTTGCGTCGTGCTGCGTATAGTCAGCCGAAACCTCAGAAAGCAACCTTTGGGATGGGATGACTACATGATAATCTTCTCAATG GGCTGGTATCTGGTTGTTGTCGGATTCATCTTCGCCATGTACGACAACGGTATGGGCCTCCATGCGGATAAAGTTGAGCTTCCGAGGATTGTCATGATGGCAAAATGGTTGTTGGTTGCTGAGATCCTGTACGCCTGGAACCTTGGCTGGACCAAGATCAGCCTCTTGCTCATGTACTATCGCATCTTCCACGTGCCATACTTTAAGAAGATGGCATGGGCAGTTGGCGGTTTTGTCATGGCGTGGGTTATCTGCATCaccttcctcttcatcttcatctgtgTACCAGTCCAGAAGCTGTGGTACCCTGATCTCCCCGGCCACTGCATCAATCAAGTAGGCACTTGGATCGCAAACGCGTCTTCGACCATCTTTACCGATCTCGCCATTCTGATATTACCAATTCCCCAAATCTGGAATCTTCAACTTCGAACAGCAGAGAAGATGGGCTTGACTTTTGCCTTTGGACTAGGCTTTTT CGTTGTCTTTGCCTCTGCATACAGAACCTCAGTCCTGTTTACGTATACGAACAATGACCCGACCTACACTCTTGCGCCAACGGTCGGCTGGACCGTCATCGAAATATCTGCCGGTATCATATCCGCATGTCTTCCTACGTTACTCCCGGTGATTCGACTGTTTCTCAAGACAATCGGTATCAAGCGgaactttttctcttctcaacGAGGAACCAACGGCGCTTCCAACGTGAACAAGTCAAACTTGAGCAGCCTCAATCCGAATAAGAGCGTCAATGCAGACTCAACGCATAGAACGAACGGCAACAATTTCTATCGCCTCAACGACGAGACCGAGTCTGATGGCAGCTTCACAATCGACACGCAACCGGTCGTAATGAATTCCCAGTTCCGGCCAGACACAAAAGGGTATAGAAATACTATCAAAAGCCTTCGGACCGATGAGCTTCCGGCTGACCTTACAAGGGACGATATACCATTAAGCGGAATCCGAGTACAGACGGAGTTTAAGCAATCCACTTCGCCTAGGTGA
- a CDS encoding uncharacterized protein (EggNog:ENOG41), with product MPVTLTIVDHPAKSWEAVEVKTDNEFLEKACPAQHDAAQEILESSFSQSFLKENHVSASPNGFIWSAYMAYNQHHHLTIRPEDVWFAIISQFGFFIKKNSEKFRHLLVSHEGQKSLKVIDGSGRRSFGELVQWMAQMIFNDIKDPKLLVWVIPSFSTTTSVDHAVASVLLMGAMQQYYRFTFTLLCGIPSVTLAGEISDWEGILSRIDHLYQFGDEPSRFADMLRPILRYMILSFTDPTNAEVIRFWNTIVNEVPRGSGPQTSISGWMSAFCFWDEEGRVNLPQSWNVILDGVAYPSIPTDAVPAGSAVIPVTVETSNCEETLKCTLVAGSVGIQAFSPEVQQEDISRSLTSIESPLTAVQPVSGWWIFRNKGSDGDGTSDECTSEQASGSQDSQQELGAALLLLDQPNSPELHAKPSTPYCAGADEPKLYHDGNTIPLHTAIADSDTELVRTLLAGNANANVLNDEGYAPLHLAAKKQDSTFTRLLLEHGADPNIRRAIVHFTQESEITPLYIATKTGNISVVKELLKKCDVNAADTSHFWTPLFVAVQQGHKDIIKLLLAHGANVDGDRRSEHSPLFQAVLLRRTDLVEELCDNGADVNFKDEDGDTAIIQAAYQGCMDIVQLLLRSKIIDLRNASERPSWWYSELSGHNEITKLLKEEMARRSYPADNRKWQRDLINDSTSSFQEIGGQKLLSDIANAQRYIYAIRDPTNPAIWKERIRFVIQAPSQEDYDLEVIEPYRGGKDSDKPFIAVSYCWTSATSKTLKRLKIKVPKKDGSGYDVRETRANTDIIRRSLKFAHSKGINRVWIDQECIHQDDEEDKKALVPTMHRLYQQATLTLAILGRHIASLDDVEAIEGLWEPSTRCAHLRDRIFTDKWFRRAWTAQEEISTDVRKMIYLVGWADDFDTSGSEWKKMSQSISTLFPKQTIQRELVLDGHDKTSMSFFGVGSQHMIRSSITLSMSGLKDNFTLSFPKLDQFSWYSDNTNMDKAPERLITDSKTQSSRPSDRDYSDHSHVLAEWPQTDHHTVGMISAVSLIRGKRNHLTSDRLSILANISRYAYHLDVAALVKEQPHSSYSACIMAVAFANGDLSLIFKNLFDKSTQPFRFSANNESINSICSDFQTPNTLGSRCLSLGNPSFVINDKLMTRGVLWGIEACRDLLPLRDEIYTSITNCRTLTKEMQRHAGIEILKSVIKRLFILKRERLVELIVSLAVGWFKSPQTFHSTMEQLRNWFSEDADWPSHVQLYKTGEVHQPEDALQSEGKPPPRARWPFYVSLKALNLPAIPPKMTPTATKSLTGMKRTLMIRLSLMNGDTHLC from the exons ATGCCTGTAACTCTTACAATTGTTGATCATCCAGCGAAAAGCTGGGAGGCTGTTGAAGTAAAGACAGATAACGAATTTCTTGAAAAAGCTTGTCCGGCACAACATGATGCTGCTCAAGAAATCTTGGAATCTTCCTTTAGCCAAAGTTTTCTCAAGGAGAACCATGTTTCCGCTTCTCCAAACGGGTTCATTTGGTCCGCCTACATGGCATAtaatcagcatcatcacctcaCTATTAGGCCTGAAGATGTTTGGTTTGCAATTATTTCTCAATTTGGATTCTTTATAAAGAAGAATTCCGAGAAGTTCCGCCATCTCTTGGTTTCACACGAGGGGCAAAAAAGCCTCAAAGTAATTGATGGCTCTGGGCGGCGCAGTTTTGGAGAGCTCGTTCAATGGATGGCGCAGATGATTTTCAACGACATAAAAGATCCAAAGCTATTAGTCTGGGTTATTCCATCGTTTTCCACCACAACCAGTGTTGACCACGCTGTCGCTTCGGTGCTGCTGATGGGGGCAATGCAGCAGTATTACAGATTCACCTTTACACTACTGTGCGGAATTCCCTCGGTAACTCTCGCTGGTGAAATTTCGGACTGGGAAGGAATCCTCTCTAGAATTGATCATTTATATCAATTTGGGGATGAGCCCTCACGATTTGCCGATATGTTGCGTCCAATACTGCGATATATGATCCTTTCGTTTACCGATCCAACTAATGCAGAGGTCATTCGTTTTTGGAACACTATTGTGAATGAGGTTCCTAGAGGAAGTGGCCCACAGACATCGATATCTGGATGGATGTCAGCATTTTGCTTCTGGGATGAAGAGGGGCGGGTAAATCTGCCACAGTCTTGGAATGTCATTTTGGACGGGGTCGCATACCCATCAATTCCAACAGATGCAGTACCTGCAGGCTCTGCCGTTATTCCAGTAACAGTAGAAACTTCCAACTGTGAGGAAACTCTCAAGTGTACGCTGGTGGCCGGCTCTGTTGGAATCCAGGCGTTTTCTCCCGAGGTTCAACAAGAAGACATATCGCGTTCATTAACTTCAATTGAATCACCCCTTACAGCCGTCCAGCCAGTATCAGGGTGGTGGATATTCAGAAACAAAGGTtctgatggagatggtaCTTCAGATGAATGCACAAGTGAACAGGCCTCTGGTAGTCAAGATTCGCAACAAGAGCTAGGCGCAGCTTTGTTATTATTAGATCAACCTAATTCGCCTGAACTGCATGCGAAACCTTCGACCCCATATTgcgctggagcagatgaacCTAAGCTATATCATGACGGAAATACTATTCCACTTCATACTGCTATTGCAGATTCCGACACTGAACTGGTTCGAACACTGCTTGCTggaaatgcaaatgcaaatgtTCTCAATGATGAAGGCTACGCTCCATTGCATTTAGCAGCCAAAAAGCAAGACTCAACCTTTACGAGGTTATTACTAGAGCACGGTGCAGACCCTAATATTCGTCGAGCGATAGTACACTTTACTCAAGAGAGCGAAATCACCCCACTGTATATTGCGACAAAGACTGGAAACATTTCCGTGGTAAAGGAACTTCTTAAGAAATGCGATGTAAATGCTGCAGATACATCACATTTCTGGACCCCATTATTCGTCGCAGTACAGCAAGGGCATAAAGACATTATCAAACTACTTTTAGCACATGGCGCAAATGTTGATGGGGATCGCCGTTCAGAGCATAGTCCTCTCTTCCAAGCGGTTTTACTGCGTCGCACTGATTTAGTGGAAGAGCTGTGTGATAATGGTGCAGATGTCAATTtcaaggatgaagatggagatacCGCAATTATTCAAGCTGCCTATCAAGGATGCATGGACATTGtccagctgctcctcagAAGTAAAATAATCGATCTCAGAAATGCCTCTGAAAGGCCCTCTTGGTGGTATTCTGAGCTATCTGGCCACAATGAAATTACGAAACTTCTAAAGGAGGAAATGGCTCGCAGAAGCTATCCTGCGGATAACAGAAAGTGGCAGAGGGACTTGATAAATGATTCCACAAGCTCATTCCAAGAGATCGGAGGACAAAAGTTATTGTCAGATATTGCAAATGCCCAACGTTATATATACGCCATCAGAGATCCAACTAATCCAGCCATATGGAAAGAGCGCATACGATTTGTCATTCAAGCTCCATCACAAGAGGATTACGACCTTGAAGTGATTGAACCATATCGCGGTGGTAAAGACAGCGATAAGCCGTTCATTGCAGTTTCTTATTGCTGGACATCCGCCACAAGCAAAACGCTCAAGCGATTGAAAATAAAGGTTCCAAAGAAAGATGGCAGCGGTTACGATGTCCGAGAAACCCGTGCTAACACGGATATTATACGTCGAAGTCTCAAATTTGCTCATTCCAAGGGAATTAATCGCGTATGGATTGATCAAGAGTGCATTCaccaagatgatgaggaggacaagaaggctCTGGTACCAACAATGCATCGCCTGTATCAACAAGCAACTTTAACACTAGCCATTCTCGGACGACATATTGCGTCACTCGATGATGTTGAAGCCATTGAAGGTCTTTGGGAACCGTCTACTCGATGTGCTCATTTACGCGATCGCATCTTCACGGATAAGTGGTTTAGACGCGCTTGGACTGCACAGGAAGAAATCAGCACAGATGTTCGTAAAATGATATATCTGGTTGGTTGGGCTGATGACTTTGATACATCTGGATCagaatggaagaagatgtcacAGTCAATATCAACGCTGTTCCCTAAGCAAACGATTCAAAGAGAGCTTGTCCTTGATGGACATGATAAAACATCAATGTCATTTTTTGGCGTCGGGTCTCAACATATGATCCGTAGCTCAATTACTCTATCCATGAGCGGATTAAAAGATAATTTCACTTTAAGCTTTCCCAAACTGGATCAGTTTTCGTGGTATTCTGACAATACCAACAT GGACAAAGCTCCTGAAAGACTTATAACAGACTCTAAAACGCAATCTTCTCGTCCTTCGGATCGGGATTACTCAGATCATAGCCATGTTTTAGCTGAGTGGCCACAAACCGATCATCATACAGTGGGTATGATCAGTGCCGTTTCCTTGATCCGAGGGAAGCGAAACCACTTGACGTCGGATAGACTGAGCATTTTAGCGAATATATCACGCTATGCTTATCATCTTGACGTCGCAGCACTTGTCAAGGAGCAGCCTCATAGCAGCTACTCCGCATGCATCATGGCCGTAGCATTTGCTAATGGAGATCTGAGCTTAATCTTCAAGAACCTTTTTGATAAGTCAACGCAGCCGTTCCGATTCTCAGCAAACAACGAATCCATCAACTCAATTTGCAGCGATTTCCAAACTCCTAATACATTGGGTAGTAGATGCTTGAGCCTCGGCAACCCATCCTTTGTCATCAATGACAAGCTTATGACACGAGGGGTGTTATGGGGCATTGAGGCTTGCAGAGATCTTTTGCCACTAAGAGATGAAATTTACACCTCTATCACCAACTGCCGAACTTTGACAAAGGAGATGCAACGCCATGCAGGCATTGAAATCCTTAAATCAGTCATAAAGcggctttttatattaaagagaGAGCGATTAGTCGAGCTTATTGTATCTCTTGCTGTTGGCTGGTTCAAATCTCCCCAAACATTTCACTCCACAATGGAACAACTACGAAATTGGTTCTCAGAAGATGCCGATTGGCCCTCGCACGTTCAACTCTACAAAACTGGTGAAGTTCATCAGCCAGAAGATGCCTTACAGTCGGAGGGTAAACCCCCCCCCAGAGCGAGATGGCCATTTTACGTCTCCCTGAAGGCTTTAAATTTGCCAGCAATACCACCAAAAATGACGCCGACTGCGACGAAGAGTTTGACTGGTATGAAGCGGACGTTGATGATTCGCTTATCCCTGATGAATGGGGACACTCACCTTTGCTAA
- a CDS encoding uncharacterized protein (EggNog:ENOG41~SECRETED:SignalP(1-15)), protein MKVIILSALAGLASAATTTLAGVSYEQWFDSGCPGRALMSGSLTDGFCTVFENFPGQSILLTQTSPCPAGTSPQVTISTTNDCDSQPDWTFDTLGECIEVSIQPQAVHLNCV, encoded by the exons ATGAAG GTCATTATTCTTTCGGCACTTGCTGGGCTAGCTTCTGCAGCCACCACGACATTGGCTGGCGTCAGCTACGAACAATGGTTTGACTCTGGTTGCCCTGGCCGAGCTTTGATGTCAGGATCTCTGACCGATGGATTCTGTACCGTTTTTGAGAACTTCCCTGGTCAAAGCATTTTGTTGACTCAGACATCGCCATGTCCTGCCGGCACATCGCCACAGGTTACAATTTCCACTACCAATGACTGCGATAGTCAGCCTGATTGGACGTTCGACACTCTGGGAGAATGTATTGAAGTCTCTATCCAGCCACAAGCGGTTCATCTGAACTGCGTCTAA
- a CDS encoding uncharacterized protein (EggNog:ENOG41) translates to MGDLLPSRGFTVLVNGKVYQTNTLPSSAADDGPIFTECMIIRDGIIQYVGPEADAEVDAAKAAGATIKNLEHQTVLPGFIDGHLHLLLVGQALTKVGLEACTSLEDIQAEIKRYAKAHPDVPRIFCRGWMHSMTPEGVDSTLLDGLDPRPIFVDTKDLHSTWCNTVGLEEVCRVMDIADDAPDPVGGTFQRDNSGKLNGVFNESAVFEYIWPFTARVASVNDRKESIKAAIKAFNAAGYTGMVDMAMDELIWEPLIALRNEQGLGGMRIAAYWLMKPSDSLEVVMAQIDRAIELAGQYNSHSTPDCRIVGIKVICDGIIDACTASLTEPYSTGTTPNPIWSEEFLNPMVSKAHAAGLQVALHAIGDRTIRMAIDVLEKNTDRSRRPRIEHIELSSAEDAVRLGKLGITASIQPVHSDPAILRAWPRLIGEHRCKRAFAYREFADGGAPLALGSDAPTAPHLPIPNMYVATTRRSYREPELETVVNPEFALTVCQAVAGATHGSAYSTFADEWTGCLKKGLKADFVVCDVELTPQSLIKGVVKETWFEGTPVYKASE, encoded by the coding sequence ATGGGTGACTTACTGCCATCTCGTGGCTTTACCGTATTGGTCAACGGCAAAGTCTACCAGACAAATACGCTGCCCAGCTCAGCGGCGGATGATGGCCCCATCTTTACAGAGTGCATGATCATCCGAGATGGCATCATCCAGTATGTTGGCCCTGAAGCAGATGCCGAGGTGGACGCGGCTAAAGCTGCGGGCGCAACGATAAAGAATCTGGAGCATCAGACTGTCCTCCCGGGATTCATCGACGGCCACTTACACCTCCTTCTAGTCGGGCAGGCTCTCACCAAGGTTGGCTTGGAAGCGTGCACAAGTCTAGAAGACATTCAAGCCGAGATCAAGCGATATGCCAAGGCCCATCCAGACGTTCCACGCATATTTTGCCGCGGCTGGATGCATTCAATGACTCCCGAGGGTGTTGATTCCACCTTGCTAGATGGGCTCGATCCTCGACCAATCTTTGTCGATACAAAGGACCTGCATTCCACATGGTGCAACACAGTTGGGTTGGAGGAGGTTTGTCGTGTTATGGACATTGCCGATGATGCCCCAGATCCTGTGGGTGGCACTTTTCAGCGCGATAACAGTGGCAAACTCAACGGGGTCTTTAATGAGAGCGCCGTGTTTGAGTACATCTGGCCATTCACTGCTAGAGTTGCCTCGGTCAATGACAGAAAAGAGTCCATCAAGGCAGCAATCAAGGCGTTCAACGCAGCGGGTTATACCGGAATGGTCGACATGGCCATGGACGAGCTCATCTGGGAGCCCCTGATTGCGTTGCGAAACGAACAAGGTCTTGGCGGTATGCGAATTGCAGCGTACTGGCTTATGAAGCCCAGTGATTCCTTGGAGGTTGTGATGGCACAAATTGATCGTGCAATCGAGTTGGCCGGACAATACAACTCTCATAGCACTCCAGACTGCCGCATTGTCGGCATCAAGGTCATTTGTGATGGGATTATTGACGCCTGTACTGCTTCACTTACCGAACCATACTCAACGGGAACAACCCCCAACCCTATTTGGTCGGAAGAGTTCCTCAATCCCATGGTCTCCAAGGCTCATGCCGCAGGGCTGCAAGTTGCGCTGCATGCTATCGGCGACCGGACGATTCGCATGGCGATTGATGTTCTAGAAAAGAATACAGATCGCTCGCGACGTCCACGGATAGAACACATTGAGCTCTCCAGCGCTGAAGATGCCGTGCGTCTTGGCAAGCTGGGCATCACAGCATCTATCCAGCCCGTGCACTCTGACCCTGCCATATTGCGAGCGTGGCCAAGATTGATAGGCGAGCACCGCTGCAAGCGAGCATTCGCCTATCGAGAATTTGCCGATGGCGGTGCCCCTTTGGCTCTCGGCTCAGACGCGCCTACAGCTCCGCATCTTCCCATCCCCAACATGTATGTTGCGACGACGAGACGGTCTTATCGTGAGCCTGAATTGGAGACTGTTGTCAACCCCGAGTTTGCCCTTACTGTCTGCCAGGCTGTTGCGGGGGCAACGCATGGATCCGCGTACTCGACTTTTGCGGATGAGTGGACGGGATGTTTGAAAAAGGGCCTCAAGGCTGATTTTGTGGTTTGTGATGTAGAGTTGACACCGCAAAGTTTGATCAAAGGCGTTGTGAAAGAAACATGGTTTGAGGGAACGCCAGTTTATAAGGCGTCGGAATAG
- a CDS encoding uncharacterized protein (MEROPS:MER0011785), which produces MTAGTTIRVPHLGGINAGYRLSNGAVDPAKPTVVLINSMCTTTSLFNSQFNNTALTDAANLLAIEPLGHGSTECSSENYTYWDTAIMAVQVLDALGIKKAFALGTSQGGWIVTRMALVAPEKIQGLLILGSSLDYESAASREKGCWDPAATLGPVVDTLYSKEPTPDFLIDEGLRESVVNIGFSGVISPEDVEMWKTTLNKIYSGDEGRKKLRGAFVNLLERDGLLRRAADVKCPVYWVQGNQDPVYGVEVPKEHIKAFSGSVETELSFTDGGHYLNATTPKDVNAKLLELINKYSAL; this is translated from the exons atgaCTGCCGGAACTACCATCAGAGTGCCGCATCTGGGCGGAATCAATGCCGGCTACCGTCTGTCTAACGGCGCCGTCGACCCCGCCAAGCCTACCGTTGTGCTCATCAACTCCATGTGCACGACCACCTCTCTATTCAATTCACAGTTTAACAACACGGCTCTCACCGATGCTGCCAACCTACTGGCCATTGAGCCTCTTGGCCACGGATCCACTGAGTGTTCATCAGAGAACTACACCTACTGGGACActgccatcatggccgtcCAGGTGTTGGATGCCCTCGGTATCAAGAAGGCTTTTGCTCTTGGAACCAGCCAGGGAGGTTGGATCGTTACAAGAATGGCTCTTGTTGCCCCCGAGAAG ATTCAGGGTCTGTTGATTCTTGGCAGCTCGCTCGACTACGAGTCTGCCGCCTCCCGAGAAAAGGGATGCTGGGATCCCGCAGCAACGCTGGGCCCAGTGGTTGACACCCTTTACAGCAAGGAGCCGACCCCAGACTTCCTCATTGACGAGGGCCTGCGTGAAAGCGTTGTCAACATTGGCTTCTCAGGTGTAATCTCGCCTGAGGACGTTGAGATGTGGAAGACGACACTCAACAAGATCTACTCTGGGGACGAAGGACGCAAGAAGCTGCGTGGCGCCTTTGTCAACCTCTTGGAGAGAGATGGCTTGTTGAGGCGGGCGGCGGATGTCAAGTGCCCTGTCTACTGGGTTCAG GGCAACCAAGATCCAGTTTATGGCGTTGAAGTACCAAAGGAGCACATCAAGGCCTTTTCGGGCTCTGTAGAGACAGAGCTGTCTTTTACCGACGGTGGCCACTACCTGAACGCTACCACTCCCAAGGATGTGAATGCGAAGTTACTTGAGCTGATTAACAAGTACTCTGCTTTGTAA